A region of Micromonospora sp. WMMD882 DNA encodes the following proteins:
- a CDS encoding HAD-IIIC family phosphatase, which produces MSSTVKCLVWDLDNTLWRGTLLEDGEVVVDDAVRRIVTELDSRGILQSVCSRNDHDQAWARLEALGLAEYFVLPEIGWGPKSESVRRIAEKLNFALGAIAFIDDQPAERAEVAYHLPEVACYPAEAASTLADLPAFTPATSTVDSRRRRQMYQAGFRRDAERAGFRGADEDFLRTLDLVLRVGRATEAELSRVEELTLRTSQMNATGVHYSDGTLRGLLGDPRHEVLVASLTDRFGPHGAIGVILVERHPDVWHLRLLATSCRVVSFGAGSALLGWLADQAARSGAHFLADFRPTERNRMMEIAYRFAGFDDAHCACRAALADPASPDVQRLHLTPATWDGPTTMRLDAVDLTPAAR; this is translated from the coding sequence ATGAGCAGCACGGTGAAGTGCCTGGTCTGGGATCTCGACAACACGCTGTGGCGGGGCACCCTGCTGGAGGACGGCGAGGTCGTGGTGGACGACGCGGTCCGGCGGATCGTGACCGAGTTGGACTCCCGCGGCATCCTCCAGTCGGTGTGCAGCCGCAACGACCACGACCAGGCGTGGGCGCGGCTGGAGGCGCTCGGCCTGGCGGAGTACTTCGTCCTGCCCGAGATCGGCTGGGGACCGAAGTCCGAGTCGGTCCGCCGGATCGCCGAGAAGCTGAACTTCGCGCTGGGCGCGATCGCGTTCATCGACGACCAGCCGGCCGAGCGCGCCGAGGTGGCCTACCACCTGCCCGAGGTGGCCTGCTACCCGGCCGAGGCGGCGTCGACCCTGGCCGACCTGCCGGCGTTCACCCCCGCCACGAGCACTGTGGACTCCCGGCGTCGCCGACAGATGTACCAGGCCGGGTTCCGGCGCGACGCCGAGCGGGCCGGGTTCCGGGGCGCGGACGAGGACTTCCTGCGTACGCTCGACCTGGTGCTGCGCGTCGGCCGCGCCACCGAGGCGGAGCTGAGCCGGGTGGAGGAGCTCACCCTGCGCACCAGCCAGATGAACGCCACCGGCGTGCACTACTCGGACGGGACGCTGCGGGGCCTGCTGGGCGATCCGCGCCACGAGGTGCTCGTGGCGTCGCTGACCGACCGGTTCGGTCCGCACGGCGCGATCGGGGTGATCCTCGTCGAGAGACATCCGGACGTCTGGCACCTGCGGCTGCTGGCCACCTCCTGTCGGGTCGTCTCGTTCGGGGCCGGATCGGCGCTGCTCGGCTGGTTGGCCGACCAGGCGGCCCGCTCGGGCGCGCACTTCCTGGCCGACTTCCGCCCGACCGAGCGGAACCGGATGATGGAGATCGCCTACCGGTTCGCCGGTTTCGACGACGCGCACTGCGCCTGCCGGGCCGCCCTGGCCGACCCGGCGTCCCCGGACGTCCAGCGGCTGCACCTGACGCCGGCGACGTGGGACGGCCCGACCACCATGCGACTGGACGCCGTGGACCTGACGCCGGCCGCCCGCTGA
- a CDS encoding 3-hydroxyacyl-CoA dehydrogenase family protein, with translation MNDQPTGERITVVGAGVMGVGITALAISRGLPVLLVDVDGARLADARVRIDGELRIAQLLGKLPEGTVTGPLETATTPAGAADATIVVEATTEDLAVKAKVLAEISTILRPGTPLVSNTSSIPIDELAGFARRPADVVGTHFMNPPYLIRTVEVIRGARTGEDTMLALGRSLAALGQEPIVVRDAPGFVTSRVLHPMINDAARIVQEGTAGVEDVDKLMENCLGHRTGPLRTADLIGIDNLVDSLRVLHERTGDAGCRPCDLLLEKVRLGHHGRKSGRGFYEYAH, from the coding sequence ATGAACGACCAACCCACCGGCGAACGGATCACCGTGGTCGGCGCGGGCGTCATGGGGGTCGGCATAACCGCCCTCGCGATCTCCCGTGGCCTGCCCGTCCTGCTGGTCGACGTGGACGGGGCCCGGCTGGCCGACGCCCGCGTGCGGATCGACGGGGAGCTGCGTATCGCCCAGCTTCTCGGCAAGCTGCCCGAGGGCACGGTGACGGGTCCGCTGGAGACGGCCACCACGCCGGCCGGCGCCGCCGACGCGACGATCGTCGTCGAGGCCACCACCGAGGATCTGGCGGTCAAGGCCAAGGTCCTGGCCGAGATCTCCACGATCCTGCGTCCGGGCACGCCGCTGGTGTCCAACACGTCGTCGATCCCGATCGACGAGCTGGCCGGGTTCGCGCGACGTCCGGCCGACGTGGTGGGCACCCACTTCATGAACCCGCCGTACCTGATCCGGACGGTCGAGGTCATCCGGGGCGCGCGTACCGGCGAGGACACCATGCTCGCGCTCGGCCGGTCGTTGGCGGCCCTGGGCCAGGAGCCGATCGTGGTCCGGGACGCCCCCGGCTTCGTGACCAGTCGCGTCCTGCACCCGATGATCAACGACGCGGCGCGGATCGTGCAGGAGGGCACCGCCGGCGTCGAGGACGTCGACAAGCTGATGGAGAACTGCCTCGGCCACCGCACCGGGCCGCTGCGCACCGCCGACCTGATCGGCATCGACAACCTCGTCGACTCGCTGCGGGTGCTGCACGAGCGCACCGGCGACGCCGGCTGCCGCCCCTGCGACCTGCTCCTGGAGAAGGTCCGACTGGGCCACCACGGCCGCAAGTCGGGACGCGGTTTCTACGAGTACGCCCACTGA
- a CDS encoding acyl carrier protein, with protein sequence MEAMDGTAARDDVAPGSQVEKDILAFLEAQTRRSWDPQVDLFAAGGLSSLFAMQLVVHLEQTYRIAIRGADLRLNNFRTVTSMVALVRRLRGTP encoded by the coding sequence ATGGAAGCGATGGACGGCACGGCAGCCCGCGACGACGTGGCCCCCGGCAGCCAGGTCGAGAAGGACATCCTGGCGTTCCTGGAGGCGCAGACCAGGCGTTCCTGGGACCCGCAGGTCGACCTGTTCGCCGCGGGCGGCCTCTCCTCCCTGTTCGCCATGCAGCTCGTGGTGCACCTGGAGCAGACCTACCGGATCGCGATCCGCGGCGCGGACCTGCGGCTGAACAACTTCCGGACGGTCACCAGCATGGTGGCCCTGGTGCGGCGGCTGCGGGGCACGCCGTGA
- a CDS encoding type I polyketide synthase yields MAADQVVEALRASLLDNQRLRQERDALAGRLREPVAIVGTACRFPGGVGTPDELWDLLVAERDGVTEAPADRGWDLPATPVLRGGFLTDALDFDAAFFGVSPREAIAMDPQQRLLLEVCWEAVERAGIAPHSLRGGDTAVYAGVINSDYGARLGRTPEDLAGFLGTGAIPSVVSGRVSYLLGLGGPAVSLDTACSSSLVAIHLACQALRAGDTSLALAGGVTVMSTPGVLSGAHRQGGLAGDGRCKSFSSDADGAAFGEGVGVVVLERLSDARRHGHPVLAVIRGSAVNQDGASNGLTAPNGPAQRRVIRAALDNAGLAPADVDALEAHGTGTVLGDPIEAQAVLEVYGRDRPAGRPLLMGSLKSNLTHTQAAAGVGGVIKMVLALRHGLLPRSLHIDEPTDQVDWTEGDVTLLRAATPWPDRGVPRRAGVSSFGASGTNAHLILESAPPAAAPPPAAAPPPAAGSAAPPPADGPVAWALSARTRPALRAQAARLHARVSADPGLRPADVGLSLALGRSRFAERAVVVAAGRDDLLATLASVARDEAPPVARAGVAAVLGAAPARPDRAVFVFPGLGAEWPGMARDLLRDSSAFAARMADCERVLAAHLDWSPVAVLRQEPGAPDLADVRVLQPVLFSVLVSLAAVWQAHGIEPAAVVGHSQGEVAAACVAGILSLEDAAAVAVRRSRALATVTGDGGMATVLLSAAEAEELIAPYGGRLSVAAVNGPRVVVLAGAADALDDLLAGADVMAFRAPVDYAPHSADVEPVRDALRTGLAGLRPRPGHVPMVSTVDGAWVDGTTLDAGYWFRNLRQPVLFHDAARLLFDAGHRTFVEVSPHPTLVFNLQDAAAGSVDLTVVETLRRDDGGGARLLASLGQAYVAGLDVDWRPAYEGVDARRVDLPTYAFQRQRYWLDATRAGGDPASIGQRDPGHPLLSAAVDLPAADGTVFTGRLSLTEQPWLADHTVRGAVLLPGVVYVEMAAHVGGQLGCPLVEDLTLAAPLLLPRDDAAQLRLTVSGPDGAGRRTVEVHSRIESAGPDAGWTGHGTGVLAPAAAAPPAAEHLTWPPAGARQMRVGELYRVLAERGVEYGPTFRGLRAAWSRGDEVFAEASLSELVGADFPVHPALLDAFLHTVTLRDAGERHDAEQPAGTGVPLPFAWQRVRLWSGARAGQVLRVALRPAGPDAISLHVTDEDGRAVVTVGTLTMRSASFDSLRPVTDSLYRVEWTPLERPAGAPVDGYWAWLGSDDPRLVPAGAPEAVGDVAGLDAALLVCPPTPDAAPASVRAATTAVLAGLRDWLARPAAATPPLVVLTRGAVDLDDGPVDVAGAAVRGLVRSAQQEHPGRVVLVDSDDPAGTAALLPALLAGDEPEAALRGGRILVPRLRPAPPAAGRVGPFDDAGTVLLAGGGVLAGILARHLVGQHGVRRLLLLSRRGTAAPGVGELVAELTGAGARVSVEACDVTDRAALDAALAGVPAAHPVTAVVHTGGVLDDALFADVTPERLAGVLAPKVDGTWNLHEATRDLPLRAFVVYTSVAALFGGPGQAAYGAANAAAAALTSLRRRAGLPGTALAWGLWEQRSGLTGALSDADVRRMARGGVRPLTAEVGVALFDAALSRAEPLLVPVALDLAAFRAAPAPHLLRSLVRAPAAGAATVDPGLRDRLATADADGQLALLLDAVRTHSAQVLGHADATAVDAEDAFLAVGFDSLTALELRNRLAAATGLNLLPTVVFSSGTPAKLAELVRTEWAATHAAARPAAPARAPARSADDDPVGTLFRQLARRGKSDEAIDLLKNVSALRPEFRTAAELRDSAQPPELLRIAVHDDAPELVCFGSLVALGGGHQYARLVGRFRGTYGASTLPAPGFAPGQRVPASMAAVLEYQAEEIVARLGPDRRLVLLGSSSGGITAHGVAAELERRGVRPAGVVLLDTYLATDKAMTQFNSVLLGGMFDREEQAVPMDAARLTAMGRYFRLLEDYEPPRVAAPTLLVRASSPLGEVGPSAGDWRSRWPGATTVVDVPGDHFSMLEKHVDTTSDAVSAWLDQLLS; encoded by the coding sequence ATGGCGGCAGATCAGGTTGTCGAGGCCCTGCGCGCCTCCCTGCTGGACAACCAGCGGCTCCGGCAGGAGCGTGACGCGCTCGCCGGGCGGCTGCGGGAGCCGGTGGCGATCGTCGGTACGGCCTGCCGGTTCCCCGGTGGGGTCGGCACCCCCGACGAGCTGTGGGACCTGCTGGTCGCCGAACGCGACGGCGTCACCGAGGCGCCCGCCGACCGGGGCTGGGACCTGCCCGCCACCCCCGTGCTCAGGGGTGGCTTCCTGACCGACGCGCTCGACTTCGACGCCGCGTTCTTCGGTGTCTCGCCGCGCGAGGCGATCGCGATGGACCCGCAGCAGCGGTTGCTGCTGGAGGTCTGCTGGGAGGCCGTCGAGCGGGCCGGCATCGCGCCGCACAGCCTGCGCGGCGGCGACACCGCCGTCTACGCGGGCGTGATCAACAGCGACTACGGGGCCCGGCTCGGCCGCACCCCGGAGGACCTCGCCGGGTTCCTCGGCACCGGCGCCATCCCCAGCGTCGTCTCCGGCCGGGTGTCCTACCTGCTCGGGCTCGGAGGGCCCGCGGTCAGTCTGGACACCGCCTGCTCGTCCTCGCTGGTCGCGATCCACCTGGCCTGTCAGGCGCTGCGGGCCGGGGACACCTCGCTCGCCCTGGCCGGCGGGGTGACCGTGATGAGCACGCCCGGGGTGCTCAGCGGCGCGCACCGGCAGGGCGGGCTGGCCGGTGACGGCAGGTGCAAGTCGTTCTCGTCGGACGCCGACGGGGCCGCGTTCGGCGAGGGCGTCGGCGTGGTCGTCCTCGAACGGCTCTCCGACGCCCGCCGCCACGGCCATCCGGTGCTGGCCGTCATCCGGGGCTCGGCGGTCAACCAGGACGGCGCGTCCAACGGCCTCACCGCCCCGAACGGTCCCGCCCAGCGGCGGGTCATCCGGGCCGCGCTCGACAACGCGGGGCTCGCCCCGGCCGACGTCGACGCCCTGGAGGCGCACGGCACCGGCACCGTCCTCGGCGACCCGATCGAGGCGCAGGCCGTCCTGGAGGTCTACGGCCGGGACCGGCCCGCCGGACGGCCGCTGCTGATGGGCTCGCTCAAGTCGAACCTCACCCACACCCAGGCCGCGGCCGGGGTGGGCGGGGTGATCAAGATGGTGTTGGCGCTGCGGCACGGTCTGCTGCCGCGTTCGCTGCACATCGACGAGCCGACCGACCAGGTCGACTGGACCGAGGGCGACGTGACGCTGCTGCGCGCCGCGACCCCGTGGCCCGACCGTGGCGTTCCCCGGCGGGCCGGGGTGTCGTCGTTCGGCGCGAGCGGCACCAACGCCCACCTCATCCTGGAGTCCGCCCCGCCCGCCGCCGCCCCGCCGCCCGCCGCCGCCCCGCCGCCCGCTGCCGGCTCCGCGGCCCCGCCGCCCGCCGACGGGCCGGTGGCCTGGGCGTTGTCCGCCCGCACCCGGCCCGCGCTGCGTGCCCAGGCCGCCCGGCTGCACGCCCGGGTCAGCGCCGACCCGGGTCTGCGTCCGGCCGACGTCGGGCTGTCCCTGGCGCTGGGCCGCTCGCGGTTCGCCGAACGGGCGGTGGTGGTCGCCGCCGGTCGGGACGACCTGCTCGCCACCCTCGCCTCGGTGGCCCGCGACGAGGCCCCGCCGGTGGCCCGGGCCGGCGTCGCCGCGGTGCTCGGCGCCGCCCCGGCCAGACCCGACCGGGCCGTCTTCGTCTTTCCCGGTCTCGGCGCGGAATGGCCCGGCATGGCCCGGGACCTGCTGCGTGACTCGTCCGCCTTCGCCGCGCGGATGGCCGACTGCGAACGGGTCCTCGCCGCGCACCTCGACTGGTCCCCGGTCGCCGTGCTGCGTCAGGAGCCCGGCGCGCCCGACCTCGCCGACGTGCGGGTGCTGCAACCGGTCCTGTTCTCCGTCCTGGTGTCGCTGGCGGCGGTGTGGCAGGCCCACGGCATCGAGCCGGCCGCCGTCGTCGGGCACAGCCAGGGCGAGGTCGCGGCCGCCTGCGTCGCCGGCATCCTCAGTCTGGAGGACGCCGCCGCCGTCGCGGTCCGTCGCAGCCGCGCCCTCGCCACCGTGACCGGGGACGGCGGAATGGCCACCGTGCTGCTCTCCGCCGCCGAGGCCGAGGAGCTGATCGCGCCGTACGGGGGCCGGCTCTCCGTCGCCGCGGTCAACGGTCCCCGCGTCGTGGTGCTCGCCGGCGCGGCCGACGCCCTCGACGACCTCCTGGCCGGGGCGGACGTGATGGCGTTCCGGGCCCCGGTCGACTACGCCCCGCACAGCGCCGACGTCGAGCCGGTCCGCGACGCGCTGCGCACCGGACTCGCCGGGCTGCGACCACGACCGGGGCACGTGCCGATGGTGTCGACGGTGGACGGCGCGTGGGTCGACGGGACCACGCTCGACGCCGGGTACTGGTTCCGCAACCTGCGGCAGCCGGTGCTGTTCCACGACGCCGCCCGACTGCTGTTCGACGCCGGTCACCGCACGTTCGTCGAGGTCAGTCCACACCCGACGCTCGTGTTCAACCTGCAGGACGCCGCCGCCGGCTCCGTCGACCTCACCGTCGTCGAGACGCTGCGCCGCGACGACGGCGGCGGCGCCCGGCTGCTCGCCTCCCTGGGGCAGGCGTACGTGGCGGGGCTGGACGTCGACTGGCGTCCGGCGTACGAGGGCGTCGACGCCCGCCGCGTCGACCTGCCCACGTACGCGTTCCAGCGGCAGCGCTACTGGCTCGACGCGACCCGCGCCGGAGGCGACCCCGCGTCCATCGGGCAACGCGACCCCGGGCATCCGCTGCTGAGCGCCGCGGTCGACCTGCCCGCCGCCGATGGGACCGTCTTCACCGGCCGGCTGTCGCTCACCGAGCAGCCCTGGCTCGCCGACCACACGGTGCGCGGCGCCGTCCTGCTGCCCGGCGTCGTGTACGTCGAGATGGCCGCGCACGTCGGCGGTCAGCTCGGCTGCCCCCTGGTCGAGGACCTCACCCTCGCCGCCCCGCTGCTGCTGCCCCGCGACGACGCCGCCCAGTTGCGGCTGACCGTCAGCGGGCCGGACGGGGCGGGACGCCGTACCGTCGAGGTCCATTCCCGGATCGAGTCGGCGGGGCCGGACGCCGGGTGGACCGGCCACGGCACCGGGGTGCTCGCCCCGGCCGCCGCCGCGCCGCCGGCCGCGGAGCACCTGACCTGGCCGCCGGCCGGCGCGCGGCAGATGCGGGTCGGCGAGCTGTACCGCGTGCTGGCGGAGCGGGGGGTCGAGTACGGTCCGACCTTCCGGGGCCTGCGCGCGGCCTGGTCACGCGGCGACGAGGTGTTCGCCGAGGCGAGCCTGTCCGAGCTGGTCGGGGCCGACTTCCCGGTGCACCCGGCGCTGCTCGACGCGTTCCTGCACACCGTCACGCTGCGCGACGCCGGTGAGCGCCACGACGCCGAGCAGCCCGCCGGGACGGGCGTGCCGCTGCCGTTCGCCTGGCAGCGGGTACGCCTCTGGTCCGGCGCGCGGGCCGGGCAGGTGCTGCGGGTCGCGCTCCGCCCGGCCGGCCCGGACGCGATCTCGCTGCACGTCACCGACGAGGACGGCCGCGCCGTGGTCACGGTCGGCACGCTCACCATGCGCAGCGCGTCGTTCGACTCGCTGCGTCCGGTGACCGACTCGCTGTACCGGGTCGAGTGGACCCCGCTGGAGCGCCCGGCCGGGGCTCCGGTCGACGGCTACTGGGCCTGGCTCGGCTCGGACGACCCACGGCTGGTCCCGGCCGGCGCCCCGGAGGCGGTCGGCGACGTCGCCGGCCTGGACGCGGCGCTGCTGGTCTGCCCACCGACCCCGGACGCCGCCCCGGCGTCGGTGCGCGCGGCCACCACGGCCGTCCTGGCGGGTCTGCGCGACTGGCTGGCCCGCCCGGCGGCGGCGACCCCGCCGCTGGTCGTGCTCACCCGTGGCGCGGTCGACCTCGACGACGGGCCGGTGGACGTCGCGGGCGCGGCCGTGCGTGGCCTGGTCCGTTCGGCGCAGCAGGAACACCCGGGCCGGGTCGTCCTGGTCGACTCCGACGACCCGGCGGGCACCGCCGCCCTGCTGCCCGCGCTGCTCGCCGGTGACGAGCCGGAGGCGGCGCTGCGCGGCGGCCGGATCCTGGTGCCCCGCCTGCGTCCGGCGCCGCCGGCCGCCGGCCGGGTCGGCCCGTTCGACGACGCCGGCACCGTCCTGCTGGCGGGCGGCGGCGTGCTCGCCGGCATCCTCGCCCGACACCTGGTAGGCCAGCACGGCGTCCGCCGGTTGCTGCTGCTCAGCCGCCGGGGGACGGCCGCGCCCGGGGTGGGGGAGCTGGTCGCCGAGCTGACCGGGGCCGGCGCGCGGGTGAGCGTCGAGGCGTGCGACGTGACCGACCGGGCCGCGCTCGACGCCGCCCTGGCCGGCGTCCCGGCCGCGCATCCGGTGACCGCCGTGGTGCACACCGGCGGCGTGCTCGACGACGCGCTGTTCGCCGACGTCACCCCGGAACGGCTCGCCGGGGTGCTCGCGCCGAAGGTCGACGGCACGTGGAACCTGCACGAGGCGACCCGGGACCTGCCGCTGCGCGCGTTCGTCGTCTACACCTCGGTGGCCGCGCTGTTCGGCGGTCCCGGTCAGGCCGCGTACGGCGCCGCGAACGCCGCCGCCGCCGCGTTGACGAGCCTGCGCCGACGGGCCGGACTGCCGGGCACCGCGCTCGCCTGGGGGCTGTGGGAGCAGCGCAGCGGCCTGACCGGGGCGCTCTCCGACGCCGACGTGCGCCGGATGGCCCGTGGCGGGGTGCGACCGTTGACCGCCGAGGTCGGCGTCGCGCTGTTCGACGCGGCGCTGTCCCGCGCCGAGCCGCTGCTGGTCCCGGTGGCGCTGGACCTGGCGGCGTTCCGCGCCGCCCCGGCGCCGCACCTGCTCCGCTCGTTGGTCCGCGCGCCCGCCGCCGGGGCCGCCACGGTCGACCCGGGCCTGCGTGACCGGCTCGCCACGGCCGACGCCGACGGGCAGCTCGCCCTGCTGCTCGACGCGGTCCGGACGCACTCCGCCCAGGTGCTCGGCCACGCCGACGCCACCGCGGTCGACGCCGAGGACGCCTTCCTGGCCGTCGGCTTCGACTCGTTGACCGCGCTGGAGCTGCGTAACCGGCTCGCCGCGGCCACCGGCCTGAACCTGCTGCCGACCGTGGTGTTCTCCAGCGGCACGCCCGCCAAGCTCGCCGAGCTGGTGCGGACCGAGTGGGCGGCGACGCACGCCGCCGCGCGGCCGGCGGCCCCGGCGCGCGCCCCGGCCCGGTCGGCGGACGACGACCCGGTGGGCACGCTGTTCCGGCAGCTCGCCCGGCGGGGCAAGTCGGACGAGGCGATCGACCTGCTCAAGAACGTCTCGGCGCTACGGCCGGAGTTCCGCACCGCCGCCGAGCTGCGTGACTCGGCGCAGCCGCCGGAGCTGCTGCGGATCGCCGTGCACGACGACGCGCCGGAGCTGGTCTGCTTCGGGTCGCTGGTCGCGCTCGGCGGCGGCCACCAGTACGCCCGGCTGGTCGGGCGGTTCCGCGGCACGTACGGCGCGAGCACGCTCCCCGCGCCCGGGTTCGCGCCCGGCCAGCGGGTCCCGGCGAGCATGGCGGCGGTGCTGGAGTACCAGGCCGAGGAGATCGTCGCGCGGCTCGGCCCGGACCGGCGGCTGGTGCTGCTCGGCTCGTCCTCCGGCGGCATCACCGCCCACGGGGTCGCCGCGGAGCTGGAGCGACGCGGCGTGCGCCCGGCCGGCGTGGTGCTGCTCGACACCTACCTGGCCACCGACAAGGCGATGACCCAGTTCAACAGCGTGCTGCTGGGCGGCATGTTCGACCGGGAGGAGCAGGCGGTCCCGATGGACGCCGCCCGGTTGACCGCCATGGGCCGGTACTTCCGCCTGCTCGAGGACTACGAGCCGCCCCGGGTCGCGGCGCCCACCCTGCTGGTCCGGGCGTCCAGCCCGCTCGGTGAGGTGGGGCCGTCGGCCGGCGACTGGCGGTCGCGTTGGCCCGGCGCGACCACCGTCGTCGACGTGCCCGGCGACCACTTCTCGATGCTCGAGAAGCACGTGGACACCACCAGCGACGCGGTGTCCGCGTGGCTCGACCAGCTCCTGTCCTGA
- a CDS encoding acyl-CoA dehydrogenase family protein — MTDAVAAAEAMVTDLVGDRAQEWDRSGRLPRDLLTKLGAGGYLCPRAPAGHGGLGWDSAQDGRFTAHVGSLCSSLRSVLTSQGMAAWTIDRLGADDQRADLLARLTGGDLAAVAFSEPGAGSDLSAITTRLVRDGDTVVVTGVKTWSTAAAYADLVVVFGVLDDDGGAGAVVVPTAAPGVRVDRIADPLGCRAAGHADVRLDAVRVPSAYLLGGGGQFLPLLVTTALAYGRMSVAWGCVGILRACLAAAGAHARTREQFGRAIGGHQLVARHLAELLVAERNATHACEHASRCWDQGSPDQVLATVLAKHVSATEAARGAAVAVQVLASAGARDGTAVARALRDAKCMEIIEGSNEMCQLLLADHVLAGAGAGERT, encoded by the coding sequence GTGACCGACGCCGTGGCCGCCGCCGAGGCGATGGTCACCGATCTGGTGGGCGACCGGGCGCAGGAGTGGGACCGCTCCGGCCGGCTGCCCCGGGACCTGCTGACGAAGCTCGGCGCCGGCGGCTACCTGTGCCCCCGGGCGCCCGCCGGGCACGGCGGCCTGGGCTGGGACAGCGCCCAGGACGGGCGGTTCACCGCGCACGTGGGCAGCCTCTGCTCGTCGCTGCGCAGCGTGCTGACGTCGCAGGGCATGGCGGCCTGGACCATCGACCGGCTCGGCGCGGACGACCAGCGGGCCGATCTGCTCGCCCGGCTCACCGGCGGTGACCTCGCCGCGGTCGCGTTCAGCGAGCCGGGGGCCGGCAGTGACCTGTCGGCCATCACGACGCGGCTGGTCCGCGACGGTGACACGGTCGTGGTGACCGGGGTCAAGACGTGGTCGACGGCCGCCGCGTACGCCGACCTCGTGGTGGTCTTCGGCGTCCTCGACGACGACGGCGGGGCGGGGGCGGTGGTGGTGCCGACGGCCGCGCCCGGGGTCCGGGTCGACCGGATCGCCGACCCGCTGGGCTGCCGTGCCGCCGGCCACGCCGACGTACGCCTCGACGCCGTACGGGTGCCGTCGGCGTACCTGCTGGGCGGCGGTGGGCAGTTCCTGCCGTTGCTGGTCACCACCGCGCTCGCGTACGGCCGGATGTCGGTGGCCTGGGGTTGCGTCGGCATCCTGCGCGCCTGCCTCGCCGCCGCCGGCGCGCACGCGCGTACCCGGGAGCAGTTCGGCAGGGCGATCGGCGGCCATCAGCTCGTCGCCCGGCACCTGGCCGAGCTGCTGGTGGCCGAACGCAACGCCACCCACGCGTGCGAGCACGCCAGCCGCTGCTGGGACCAGGGCTCCCCGGACCAGGTGCTCGCCACCGTGCTGGCGAAGCACGTCAGCGCCACCGAGGCCGCCCGGGGGGCCGCGGTCGCCGTCCAGGTGCTGGCCTCGGCCGGGGCCCGCGACGGGACCGCCGTGGCGCGCGCGCTCCGGGACGCCAAGTGCATGGAGATCATCGAGGGCAGCAACGAGATGTGCCAGCTTCTGCTGGCCGATCACGTGCTGGCGGGCGCCGGCGCGGGGGAGCGGACATGA